In Rhodobacter xanthinilyticus, a single window of DNA contains:
- a CDS encoding two-component system sensor histidine kinase NtrB — MNLPPPGIIWNSLPTPALLIDENDRMVEVNPAAELFLNLSAKSLKGQSILERLAITAPLEEIFFRVRKNRASLFVNDVDVTTGEKAPVQCNLQAAPVGEEPGTVLLLISPREIADRLGRASMVKSAARSAIGMAEMLAHEIKNPLAGIAGAAQLLSMNLSGEDLELTDLIVDETRRIVKLLEQVEQFGNVRPPEKKSVNIHDVLDRARKSAMVGFGAHMTILEDYDPSLPNTLGDADQLTQVFLNLLKNAAEAAKGSGTIRLHTFYDFGLRLRRADGKGQALPLQIEVIDDGPGIPPDLANSIFEPFVSGRENGTGLGLALVSKIISEHDGWISLDSVPGRTVFRISLPVAPKET, encoded by the coding sequence ATGAACCTGCCGCCGCCCGGGATCATCTGGAACTCGCTGCCGACGCCGGCGTTGTTGATCGACGAGAACGACCGCATGGTCGAGGTCAATCCGGCGGCGGAGCTTTTCTTGAATCTGTCCGCCAAGTCCTTGAAAGGGCAGTCTATTCTCGAACGTCTGGCGATCACCGCGCCGCTGGAGGAGATCTTCTTTCGGGTGCGCAAGAACCGCGCCTCGCTGTTTGTGAACGATGTCGATGTCACCACGGGCGAGAAGGCGCCGGTGCAGTGCAACCTGCAGGCGGCGCCGGTGGGCGAGGAGCCGGGCACGGTGCTTCTGCTGATCAGCCCGCGCGAGATCGCCGACCGGCTGGGCCGGGCGAGCATGGTCAAATCGGCGGCGCGTTCGGCGATCGGGATGGCGGAGATGCTGGCCCATGAGATCAAGAACCCGCTCGCGGGGATCGCCGGGGCGGCGCAGCTCCTGAGCATGAACTTATCCGGCGAAGACCTTGAATTGACAGATCTTATTGTCGATGAGACCCGGCGGATCGTGAAGCTGCTCGAACAGGTCGAGCAGTTTGGCAATGTCCGCCCGCCGGAGAAGAAATCAGTCAATATCCATGACGTTCTCGACCGGGCGCGCAAATCCGCGATGGTGGGCTTCGGCGCGCATATGACGATCCTCGAGGATTACGACCCCTCGCTGCCGAACACGCTTGGCGACGCCGATCAGCTCACTCAGGTGTTCCTCAATCTGCTCAAGAACGCCGCCGAGGCGGCCAAGGGCTCGGGCACGATCCGGCTGCATACCTTCTACGATTTCGGGCTGCGGCTGCGGCGCGCCGATGGCAAGGGCCAGGCTCTGCCCTTGCAGATCGAGGTGATCGACGACGGCCCCGGGATCCCGCCCGATCTCGCCAATTCGATCTTCGAGCCCTTCGTTTCGGGGCGCGAAAACGGCACCGGCCTCGGCCTCGCGCTGGTGTCCAAGATCATTTCCGAACACGACGGCTGGATCAGCCTCGATTCTGTGCCTGGGCGCACCGTGTTCCGCATTTCACTCCCTGTCGCCCCGAAGGAGACTTGA
- the dusB gene encoding tRNA dihydrouridine synthase DusB yields MTIHLDDHRLDPPVLLAPMAGITDLPFRRMVARFGAGLVVSEMVASGEMLTAKPSVRAKARSELGLDLPSSVQLAGREARPMAEAAKMVADMGARIIDINMGCPAKKVTGGASGAALMRDPDHALRLIEAVTAAVDVPVTLKMRLGWDDESRNAADLARRAEGAGVRMIVVHGRTRMQFYQGQADWSAIREVVEAVSVPVVANGDITDAASARAALAASGAAGVMVGRGAQGAPWVLAEIGHALHGGPAPRIPRGNELSDLISEHYEAMLRFYGGDVGLRLARKHLGWYADRLGAPLRAEMMVAQSPEAVLALIRAAFGERAAA; encoded by the coding sequence GTGACCATTCATCTCGACGATCATCGCCTCGATCCGCCGGTGCTGCTTGCGCCGATGGCGGGGATCACCGATCTGCCGTTCCGGCGGATGGTGGCGCGGTTTGGCGCGGGGCTCGTGGTGTCGGAGATGGTCGCTTCGGGCGAGATGCTGACGGCCAAGCCTTCGGTGCGGGCCAAGGCGCGCAGCGAGCTCGGGCTCGATCTGCCGTCTTCGGTGCAGCTTGCCGGGCGCGAGGCGCGGCCGATGGCGGAGGCGGCGAAAATGGTCGCCGACATGGGCGCGCGGATCATCGATATCAACATGGGCTGCCCGGCGAAAAAGGTCACCGGCGGGGCCTCGGGCGCGGCGCTGATGCGCGACCCGGACCATGCGTTGCGGCTGATCGAGGCGGTGACGGCGGCGGTTGACGTGCCGGTGACGCTGAAGATGCGGCTCGGCTGGGATGACGAGAGCCGCAACGCGGCCGATCTGGCGCGCCGGGCCGAGGGCGCCGGGGTCAGGATGATTGTCGTGCATGGCCGCACGCGGATGCAGTTTTATCAGGGCCAGGCCGATTGGTCGGCGATCCGCGAGGTGGTCGAGGCGGTTTCGGTGCCGGTGGTGGCCAATGGCGATATCACCGATGCGGCGAGCGCGCGGGCGGCCTTGGCGGCGAGCGGCGCGGCGGGGGTGATGGTCGGGCGTGGCGCGCAGGGGGCGCCTTGGGTTCTGGCGGAGATCGGTCATGCGCTGCATGGCGGGCCGGCCCCGCGCATCCCGCGAGGCAACGAGCTTTCTGACCTGATTTCAGAGCATTACGAGGCGATGTTGAGGTTTTACGGGGGCGATGTCGGGCTGCGGCTCGCGCGCAAGCATCTGGGCTGGTATGCCGACCGTCTGGGGGCGCCCTTGCGCGCCGAGATGATGGTGGCGCAAAGCCCGGAGGCGGTGCTCGCGCTGATCCGGGCGGCCTTTGGCGAGAGGGCTGCCGCATGA
- a CDS encoding bifunctional 2-C-methyl-D-erythritol 4-phosphate cytidylyltransferase/2-C-methyl-D-erythritol 2,4-cyclodiphosphate synthase, which yields MTVAVVIVAAGRGTRAGTAEPKQWCDLAGLPVLARTVAAFRGLGRIVVVLHPEDMARGAALLGGSATLVAGGESRSESVKNALEALEGMDISKVLIHDGARPLVPAEVTRRVLEALDRGPAAAPALPVSDALWRGAEGRVAGPQSREGLWRAQTPQGFRFDAILAAHRAHPGGAADDVEVARAAGLAVDIVAGSEDNLKITYPEDFARAEAILRARKERAMDVRLGNGYDVHAFCEGDHVVLCGVKVPHSKGLLGHSDADVGMHALTDAIYGALAEGDIGRHFPPSDPQWKGAASWIFLDHAVKLAAAKGYRISNCDVTLICERPKIGPHALEMAAELARIMGLEAGRISVKATTSERLGFTGREEGIAAIATATLIGE from the coding sequence ATGACGGTGGCAGTGGTGATCGTGGCCGCGGGGCGCGGCACGCGCGCGGGCACGGCCGAGCCCAAACAATGGTGCGATCTGGCGGGCCTGCCGGTGCTCGCTCGGACCGTCGCGGCCTTTCGCGGGCTGGGGCGGATCGTGGTCGTGCTGCACCCCGAGGATATGGCGCGCGGCGCGGCGTTGCTCGGCGGCTCGGCGACCCTGGTCGCGGGCGGGGAAAGCCGCTCGGAGAGCGTGAAGAACGCGCTCGAAGCCCTTGAGGGCATGGATATTTCCAAGGTTCTGATCCATGACGGTGCGCGCCCGCTGGTGCCCGCCGAGGTGACCCGGCGCGTGCTTGAGGCGCTCGACCGGGGCCCCGCCGCGGCGCCGGCACTGCCGGTCTCGGATGCGCTTTGGCGCGGCGCCGAAGGGCGCGTTGCGGGCCCCCAATCGCGCGAGGGCCTGTGGCGCGCGCAAACCCCGCAGGGCTTCCGCTTCGACGCGATCCTCGCCGCGCATCGCGCCCATCCGGGCGGCGCGGCCGATGATGTGGAGGTCGCGCGTGCCGCAGGCCTCGCGGTGGACATCGTCGCGGGCTCGGAGGACAATCTGAAAATCACTTATCCCGAGGATTTCGCCCGCGCCGAGGCGATCTTGCGGGCCAGAAAGGAGCGCGCGATGGATGTGCGGCTGGGCAATGGCTATGATGTGCATGCGTTCTGCGAGGGCGACCATGTCGTGCTCTGCGGGGTAAAAGTCCCGCATTCCAAGGGGTTGCTGGGCCATTCTGATGCAGATGTCGGGATGCATGCGCTCACCGATGCGATCTATGGCGCGCTGGCCGAGGGCGATATCGGCCGCCATTTCCCGCCCTCCGACCCGCAATGGAAGGGCGCGGCGAGCTGGATCTTCCTCGATCACGCGGTGAAACTCGCCGCGGCCAAGGGCTACCGGATCTCGAACTGCGATGTCACGCTGATCTGCGAGCGCCCGAAGATCGGCCCGCATGCCCTTGAAATGGCGGCAGAACTTGCCCGCATCATGGGGCTCGAGGCGGGCCGGATCTCGGTCAAGGCCACCACCTCGGAGCGGCTTGGCTTCACCGGCCGCGAGGAAGGCATCGCCGCCATCGCCACCGCCACGCTGATCGGAGAGTAA
- a CDS encoding phosphatidylglycerophosphatase A family protein: MRAITTFGFVGLMRPAPGTWGSLVAVLLGWAIEHFWGAWPLAVATVAVTALGFWAVGVELRGRPGEDPSEIVIDEVAGMWLALLFPAFGFWMRDVPMVWPGPFAAFLLFRLFDIWKPWLVGRADRRGDAPGVMLDDLWAGLFAGIGTLILAGLYHGFFM, translated from the coding sequence ATGCGCGCGATCACCACCTTCGGCTTTGTCGGCCTGATGCGCCCGGCGCCGGGCACCTGGGGCTCGCTCGTGGCGGTGCTCCTTGGCTGGGCGATCGAGCATTTCTGGGGCGCCTGGCCGCTCGCGGTGGCCACCGTCGCGGTCACCGCGCTCGGCTTTTGGGCGGTGGGGGTCGAGCTGCGCGGCCGCCCCGGCGAAGACCCGTCCGAGATCGTCATCGACGAGGTCGCGGGGATGTGGCTCGCGCTGCTGTTCCCGGCCTTCGGCTTCTGGATGCGCGATGTGCCGATGGTCTGGCCCGGCCCGTTCGCGGCCTTTTTGCTGTTTCGCCTCTTCGACATCTGGAAACCTTGGCTCGTCGGCCGCGCGGATCGGCGCGGCGATGCGCCGGGCGTGATGCTCGACGACCTCTGGGCGGGCCTCTTCGCCGGGATCGGAACGCTCATTCTTGCAGGGCTTTACCACGGGTTCTTCATGTAA
- a CDS encoding CinA family protein has product MSEVRILAAARAQGARIATAESCTGGLVAAALTEIPGASDVFERGFVTYSNAAKEAMLGVSAATLAAHGAVSEPVAREMAEGALARSLADLAVSITGIAGPGGSEFKPEGRVCFGLARKGAPTRVETVEFGALGRSAVRAAARDHALGLLEAALGASEGA; this is encoded by the coding sequence ATGTCTGAAGTTCGGATCCTAGCCGCCGCCCGCGCCCAAGGCGCCCGCATCGCCACCGCGGAGAGCTGCACCGGCGGGCTCGTCGCCGCCGCGCTGACCGAGATCCCGGGCGCCTCCGATGTCTTCGAGCGCGGCTTCGTCACCTATTCCAACGCCGCCAAGGAGGCGATGCTCGGCGTCTCGGCCGCGACGCTTGCCGCCCATGGCGCGGTCTCCGAGCCCGTCGCGCGCGAGATGGCCGAGGGCGCGCTCGCCCGGTCGCTCGCCGATCTCGCGGTCTCGATCACCGGCATCGCCGGCCCCGGCGGGTCGGAGTTCAAACCCGAAGGCCGGGTCTGTTTCGGCCTCGCCCGCAAGGGCGCGCCGACGCGGGTCGAGACGGTGGAGTTCGGCGCGCTTGGCCGCTCCGCGGTGCGCGCCGCGGCGCGCGATCATGCGCTCGGGCTGTTGGAAGCGGCGTTGGGCGCTTCGGAAGGCGCCTAA
- a CDS encoding ammonium transporter, translating to MNGADTAWIMVALVLFMTLPGLALFYGGLVRARNVLSVFMQCFGIAALMSVLWLLLGYSIAFGGANGVWGGLGRVALLGVGPETLRGTLPVIAFFAFQMTFAVITPALILGAFVERVNFAFVMTFSGLWMLAVYAPVTHWIWGGGLMADGGIWGATGTRDFAGGIVVHETAALAALLLAVMIGPRRHRTTPPHSPGMVAMGAGMLWVGWFGFNGGSQLAADGGAAMAITVTHLSAAAASLSWAAWERIKFGRSSLVGIVTGTLAGILCQEAVVLIRERIGVDDTRDVFAVHGVGGIFGTVMIAVFGHGTWVAQLGALAVVGVYTLAVSWLLAKAVALVLPMRVDREAETNGLDLSTHGERAYDMNS from the coding sequence ATGAACGGGGCGGATACCGCCTGGATCATGGTGGCGCTGGTGCTGTTCATGACGCTGCCGGGGCTGGCGCTGTTCTATGGGGGGCTGGTGCGGGCGCGCAACGTGCTCTCGGTCTTCATGCAATGTTTCGGCATCGCGGCGCTGATGAGCGTTCTGTGGCTGCTTCTGGGCTATTCGATCGCCTTTGGCGGGGCGAACGGCGTCTGGGGCGGGCTCGGGCGGGTCGCGCTCCTCGGCGTCGGGCCCGAGACGCTGCGCGGCACCCTCCCCGTGATCGCGTTTTTCGCCTTCCAGATGACCTTCGCGGTGATCACCCCGGCGCTGATCCTCGGCGCCTTTGTCGAGCGGGTGAATTTCGCCTTCGTGATGACCTTCTCGGGGCTGTGGATGCTCGCCGTCTATGCGCCGGTCACGCATTGGATCTGGGGCGGCGGGCTGATGGCCGATGGCGGGATCTGGGGCGCGACCGGCACGCGCGATTTCGCCGGCGGCATCGTCGTGCATGAGACCGCGGCGCTCGCGGCGCTGCTTCTGGCGGTGATGATCGGGCCGCGGCGCCACCGCACCACGCCGCCGCACAGCCCCGGCATGGTGGCGATGGGCGCGGGCATGCTCTGGGTCGGCTGGTTTGGCTTCAACGGCGGCTCGCAGCTCGCGGCCGATGGCGGCGCGGCGATGGCGATCACGGTCACGCATCTCTCCGCCGCCGCCGCGAGCCTGAGCTGGGCCGCCTGGGAGCGGATCAAATTCGGCCGCAGCTCGCTCGTCGGCATCGTCACCGGCACGCTCGCGGGGATCTTGTGCCAGGAGGCGGTGGTGCTGATCCGCGAGCGGATCGGCGTCGATGACACGCGCGATGTCTTCGCCGTCCATGGTGTCGGCGGGATCTTCGGCACGGTGATGATCGCGGTCTTCGGCCACGGCACCTGGGTCGCGCAGCTCGGCGCGCTGGCGGTGGTCGGGGTCTATACGCTCGCGGTGAGCTGGCTCCTCGCGAAGGCCGTGGCGCTCGTCTTGCCGATGCGGGTCGACCGCGAGGCCGAGACGAACGGGCTCGATCTCTCCACCC